The DNA region CGACCCTCGGCACGATAGAGCGCCCGCGCGATGGCGACCCGTTGCGCCTGCCCGCCAGACAGGCCGGCTCCCCCGACGCCCAATCCTGTGGATGGATCGACGTCGTGCAGGCCGACACGAACCAGGGTCGACGCGACACGGTCGTGGTCTGGAGCGGAGTCGCCCAATGCGACGTTGGCCGCGACGGTGCCGGACACCAGACCCGGCTGCTGGCCGGACCACGCGACATCGGCGCGTTCGATCGGGCGACCGTCGAGAAGAATGCCGCCATTCCGACTGCCGGCGCGGATCGGCCCGTCGAGTCCGGCGATGGCGGTGAGCAGAGTCGACTTGCCGGCACCGCTCGGGCCGGTGACCGCGGTGACCGTGCCTCCGGCGAACTCGGCGGTGAAGCCGTCGAGAACTCTCACTCCGTCATGCTCGACGCTCAGTCCGACGATCTCGAGAGTCGGGCGTGCATCGAGGCCTGCAGGAGATGCCGCGTTGACGGCCGCTTCCGCACGCGAGGACCGGCTCGATGCCACTGGCCCGGACGAGGCCGGAACAGCGGACGCCTCGTCGGCGTCATCGAGGATGCCCAGCACGTCGTCCGCCGCCGCCAGCCCGTCTGCTGCGGCATGGAACTGCACGCCGACTCCGCGGACGGGCAGGAATGCTTCCGGAGCGAGCAGGAGGACGAAGAGCCCGACGGAGAGCGGCATGGCGCCGTCCAGCAGACGCAGCCCGATCTGCACGGCCACGATGGCGACGGAGAGGCTCGCCGCGAGCTCGAGCACGAAGCCACTGAGGAAGGAGATGCGGAGCACCGACATGGTGTCGCGTCTGTACTCGTCGGTCACTGCGGCGATGCGGGCCGCCTGCCGGTGCTGCCGACCGAAGATCTTGAGCGTGCCGAGACCACCGACCACATCGAGGAAAGCGGCCGAGAGCAGCTGCAGCCGCGACCAGGAGCGCTTCTGCGCGGCTTGCGTCGCCCAACCGATGAGGATCATGAAGACGGGGATGAGCGGGAGCGTGATGATCACGATGATCCCGCTCAGCGGGTCCTGCACGAGCATCACCAGAACAAGGACGGGCGTGGCGATCACCGTGAGGATGAGCTGCGGCACGTACTTGCCGAAGTAGGCGTCGAGGGCGTCGAGCCCCATACCGAGCACCGTCGCCAGTGCTGCCGTGCCGCGTGCGGCGGCCCAACCCGGCCCGAGGCGGACCGCGGCGTCGACGGCCTGCGCGCGCAACTCGCCCTTCACTCGCGACGAGGCCGCAGCCGCAGCGGCATCCGTCGCCCAGATGCAGGTTCCGCGGACGACGACCGCCACGGCCAGGGCGGCGAGAAGCGGCGCGAGCTCGTCGAGCGCCGCTCCGTCGATGGCCCTGGAGACGGCCTGGGCCGTGCTCCAGGCGAACACGATCACCGCGAGGGTCTGCACGAACCCGATCGCGCCCCCACCCAGAAGGAAGAGGCGGGCGCCCGCGGCTCGGCGGAGCAGTCGTGGATCGAGCGGTTTCACGCGAGCGTGCGTGTTGGTTCGGTCACGGTTATCAACGGTAGCGGGTGGCGCACCGCCGCCGGCGCGTCGGCACCGGGCATCAGTGCTGCGCCGCCTCGACGTGCGCTCTCGTCACGCGCTTGCGGAAGATCCAGTAGGTCCAGCCCTGGTAGGCCAGGATCAGCGGCAGGAACACCAGCGCCGTCCAGCTCATCACCGTGAGCGTGTAGCTCGAGCTCGACGCGTTCGCGATCGTGAGGCTGTTGGCCGGGTCGTTCGATGCCGGCATCACTTCGGGGAACAGCGCCGTGAAGAGGGCGAGTACGGCGAAGGCGATGGTGGCCGCGCCGAGGGCGAACGACCAGCCTTCCGATCCGGCGCGGTTGAGGTACCACGAGCCGATCAGCGACACGGCGGCGAGGGCTGCGAGCACCAGGTACATGAAGGCGAACTCCGCGATGAACGCCGTCCAGACCAGGAACAGCGCGGCGACGACGATCGTGACGAGCCCCGAGCGCACTGCGAGGTTCCGGGCCCGCATCCGCATCTCGTCCGTCGTCTTCAGCGAGACGAAGACGACGCCGTGGGTGAAGAACAGCAGCAGCGTCGTGAGGCCGCCGAGGAGGGCGTACGGGTTCAGCAGGTCGATCAGGGTGCCGGTGTAGTTGTGGCCAGCGTCGAGCGGAACGCCCTGGACGATGTTGGCGAACGCGACACCCCAGAGCAGGGCCGGAACCGCGGAGCCGACGATGATCATGCCGTCGAACCACGCCTTCCACTGCGACTCGGGGCGCTGGTGCCGATACTCGAAGGACACCCCGCGCACGATCAGGGCCAGCAGGATGAGGAGCAGGGCGAGGTAGAACCCGCTGAAGAGTGTCGCGTACCACTCGGGGAAGGCTGCGAACAGGCAGGCGCCGGCCACGATGAGCCAGGTCTCGTTGAGATCCCAGACCGGGCCGATCGTGTTGATGAGCACTCGGCGGTCGGCCTCGTCCCTGCCGAGGAACGGCAGCGACATGCCGACGCCGAAGTCGAAGCCGTCGAGTACGAAGTAGCCGATGAACAGACCGGCGATGATCCAGAACCAGAGGGTGGGCAGATCCATCGGAGTCTCCTAGTAGACCGTCGTGAGCGGTCTGATCTCGCCGCTCTCGGCATCGGGTTCCGGCGCGGGAGCCGGACCCTTCTGGGCGGCGCGCTTGATGAGCTTGAACTCGACCACCGCGAGGATGCCGTAGATCAGCGTGAAGGCGATGAGGGAGATGAGCACCTCGACTCCGGTGACGTTGGGCGAGACGGCGTCCTGGGTCTTCAGCAGGCTGAAGACGATCCAGGGCTGCCTGCCCATCTCGGTGAAGATCCAGCCCATGATCATCGCTGCGAGTGACAGCGGGAACGACCAGATGGCCGCGCGCCATACCCACGTGTTCTTCGGCATCCGTCCCCTGCGGGTGAGCCAGAGGCCGACGACCGCGACGAGGATGTGCAGCATGCCGAGGCCGATCATCCAGCGGAACGCCCAGTAGGTGATCCAGATGACGGGGGTGTAGTCGCCGGGACCGTAGAGCTGCGTGTACTGGGCCTGCAGGTCGTTGATGCCCTCCACGGTGCCGGTGAGGGTGTGCGTCGACAGGAACGACAGCAGGTACGGAATGCGTATCGAGAACAGCTCGCTGCTGCCGTCCGGCGTCCCCCACGTGAAGACTGAGAAGGAGGCATCGGCCCCCGTCGCCGTGTCGTAGAGAGCCTCGGCCGCTGCCATCTTCATGGGCTGCGTCTCCACCATGGCGAGGCCCAGCTGATCGCCCGACAGCGTCGTGAGGATGCCGGAGGCCACCATCATCCAGAGCCCGAACTTGAGAGCCGGACGCATGGTGACGAGGTGCTGATTGCGGGCCAGATGCCAGGCCGCCACGGTGATGATGAGGCCGGCAGCCACCATGAAGGACGCGAAGATCGTGTGCGGGAAGGCGGCCAGGGCGACCTTGTTCGTGAGCAGTGCCCAGATGTCGGTGAGCTCCGCACGGCCACGCGCCTCGTTGAGCTGGTATCCGACGGGATTCTGCATGAAGGCGTTCGCGGCGATGATGAAGTACGCCGACAGGATGCTGCCGATGCTGGTCGCCCAGATGGTGGCCAGGTGAGCACGCCGCGGCAGCTTGTCCCAGCCGAAGATCCAGAGTCCGATGAACGTCGCCTCGAGGAAGAAGGCGAGCAGCCCCTCGAGGGCGAGCGGGGCGCCGAAGACGTCGCCGACGAAGCGCGAGTAGGTCGACCAGTTCATGCCGAACTGGAACTCCTGCACGATGCCCGTCACC from Leifsonia sp. Root1293 includes:
- the cydB gene encoding cytochrome d ubiquinol oxidase subunit II, whose product is MDLPTLWFWIIAGLFIGYFVLDGFDFGVGMSLPFLGRDEADRRVLINTIGPVWDLNETWLIVAGACLFAAFPEWYATLFSGFYLALLLILLALIVRGVSFEYRHQRPESQWKAWFDGMIIVGSAVPALLWGVAFANIVQGVPLDAGHNYTGTLIDLLNPYALLGGLTTLLLFFTHGVVFVSLKTTDEMRMRARNLAVRSGLVTIVVAALFLVWTAFIAEFAFMYLVLAALAAVSLIGSWYLNRAGSEGWSFALGAATIAFAVLALFTALFPEVMPASNDPANSLTIANASSSSYTLTVMSWTALVFLPLILAYQGWTYWIFRKRVTRAHVEAAQH
- a CDS encoding cytochrome ubiquinol oxidase subunit I; this encodes MNDWLDPLLLSRWQFGLTTIYHFLFVPITIGMSLTAAVYQTAWYRTGKVHYLQLTRFFGSLFLINFAMGVVTGIVQEFQFGMNWSTYSRFVGDVFGAPLALEGLLAFFLEATFIGLWIFGWDKLPRRAHLATIWATSIGSILSAYFIIAANAFMQNPVGYQLNEARGRAELTDIWALLTNKVALAAFPHTIFASFMVAAGLIITVAAWHLARNQHLVTMRPALKFGLWMMVASGILTTLSGDQLGLAMVETQPMKMAAAEALYDTATGADASFSVFTWGTPDGSSELFSIRIPYLLSFLSTHTLTGTVEGINDLQAQYTQLYGPGDYTPVIWITYWAFRWMIGLGMLHILVAVVGLWLTRRGRMPKNTWVWRAAIWSFPLSLAAMIMGWIFTEMGRQPWIVFSLLKTQDAVSPNVTGVEVLISLIAFTLIYGILAVVEFKLIKRAAQKGPAPAPEPDAESGEIRPLTTVY
- the cydD gene encoding thiol reductant ABC exporter subunit CydD, encoding MKPLDPRLLRRAAGARLFLLGGGAIGFVQTLAVIVFAWSTAQAVSRAIDGAALDELAPLLAALAVAVVVRGTCIWATDAAAAAASSRVKGELRAQAVDAAVRLGPGWAAARGTAALATVLGMGLDALDAYFGKYVPQLILTVIATPVLVLVMLVQDPLSGIIVIITLPLIPVFMILIGWATQAAQKRSWSRLQLLSAAFLDVVGGLGTLKIFGRQHRQAARIAAVTDEYRRDTMSVLRISFLSGFVLELAASLSVAIVAVQIGLRLLDGAMPLSVGLFVLLLAPEAFLPVRGVGVQFHAAADGLAAADDVLGILDDADEASAVPASSGPVASSRSSRAEAAVNAASPAGLDARPTLEIVGLSVEHDGVRVLDGFTAEFAGGTVTAVTGPSGAGKSTLLTAIAGLDGPIRAGSRNGGILLDGRPIERADVAWSGQQPGLVSGTVAANVALGDSAPDHDRVASTLVRVGLHDVDPSTGLGVGGAGLSGGQAQRVAIARALYRAEGRGCPILLLDEPSSALDAASEQSVIEQLRSAAASGAIVIVVTHRPAVIAAADDVIRLEEVVRV